The following proteins come from a genomic window of Actinomarinicola tropica:
- a CDS encoding SOS response-associated peptidase: protein MCGRYVSSTPPDELARYFGATLQAERLVGPDYNVAPTRKVFTVLEDGDTRALVQAKWGLIPFWAKDASVGNRMINARAETVATKNAFRTPFRRQRCIIPADGFYEWTKEPGQAKKQPWFIHRPDGEPLAFAGLWETWRGPDRDQDPVRSCTIITGSANEKMAEIHDRMPVILPPSAWDTWLDPEVEDADTLGRLLVPAPPELITFHPVTTEVNSARNQGEHLVEPIELVRAGAAGDADPPASGS from the coding sequence ATGTGCGGTCGGTACGTCTCGTCGACGCCCCCCGACGAGCTGGCCAGGTACTTCGGTGCCACGCTGCAGGCGGAGCGGCTGGTCGGCCCCGACTACAACGTCGCGCCCACGCGCAAGGTGTTCACGGTCCTCGAGGACGGTGACACCCGGGCGCTCGTGCAGGCGAAGTGGGGGCTGATCCCGTTCTGGGCCAAGGACGCCTCGGTCGGCAACCGGATGATCAACGCCCGCGCCGAGACCGTCGCGACGAAGAACGCCTTCCGCACGCCCTTCCGGCGCCAGCGGTGCATCATCCCCGCCGACGGCTTCTACGAGTGGACGAAGGAACCGGGCCAGGCGAAGAAGCAGCCCTGGTTCATCCACCGGCCCGACGGCGAACCGCTCGCGTTCGCCGGCCTCTGGGAGACGTGGCGGGGGCCCGACCGCGACCAGGACCCCGTGCGGTCCTGCACCATCATCACCGGCAGCGCCAACGAGAAGATGGCGGAGATCCACGACCGGATGCCGGTGATCCTGCCGCCGTCGGCCTGGGACACCTGGCTCGACCCCGAGGTCGAGGACGCGGACACCCTCGGCCGGCTGCTCGTGCCCGCGCCGCCGGAGCTCATCACCTTCCACCCGGTGACCACCGAGGTGAACAGCGCCCGGAACCAGGGCGAGCACCTGGTCGAGCCCATCGAGCTCGTCCGTGCCGGGGCCGCCGGCGACGCCGACCCGCCGGCCTCCGGCTCGTGA
- a CDS encoding DUF2079 domain-containing protein, whose amino-acid sequence MTATVTRSFRRRIDYQLLRWQARLDGAWADRVIPLVAMLGLFVVLAGTALARARSFETGSELGTWVQGAWQITTSRPAESTITGRHLLEPQLAVGFYGVAQLTRLVAAIPLLLALQSAALAAGAGAIWRLARQVCTLRVGAALAAVVAYGVHPTLHTLNLADVHPEAFALPALLWGAYATYRGRWAWALPLFLLAVSMRSDLGLAVAAIGGGLVVGGRARGGRRLVVAGFAWTALAQLVVQPMIGGDGFVHQDAFARYGDDGPGILWGMVTAPWEVIGDLIAHENLEVLVALLAPVAFLSTLAPRRLLPFAPVLAIPFVADVPIAGPEGVGHLVAPLAGVFIALPFALENLGRRNIERVTVDRRILAALTLAALTFFVLDAPSSPYSEPWAWGGRDAADGVRLEIVERLDRDERVRAAPSLVGELAARDVIRAVPTGVAPTASELTSGVDVVVLDEEVVATWDLGEDEVAELVEELEAQGFEEVAAVEGIRVHRRRGT is encoded by the coding sequence GTGACGGCGACCGTTACGCGGTCGTTCCGTCGCCGCATCGACTACCAGCTGCTGCGCTGGCAGGCCCGCCTCGACGGGGCGTGGGCCGACCGGGTCATCCCGCTCGTCGCCATGCTCGGCCTCTTCGTCGTCCTGGCGGGCACGGCGCTCGCCCGGGCCCGGAGCTTCGAGACCGGGTCCGAGCTCGGCACCTGGGTGCAGGGGGCGTGGCAGATCACCACCAGTCGTCCGGCCGAGAGCACGATCACCGGCCGCCACCTGCTCGAGCCGCAGCTCGCCGTCGGGTTCTACGGGGTGGCCCAGCTCACCCGGCTCGTCGCCGCGATCCCGCTGCTGCTGGCGCTGCAGTCGGCCGCGCTCGCCGCCGGGGCCGGCGCGATCTGGCGGCTGGCCCGACAGGTGTGCACCCTGCGGGTGGGCGCGGCGCTGGCCGCGGTCGTCGCCTACGGCGTCCACCCGACGCTCCACACCCTCAACCTCGCCGACGTCCACCCCGAAGCGTTCGCGCTCCCTGCTTTGCTGTGGGGGGCCTACGCGACGTACCGGGGCCGCTGGGCGTGGGCCCTCCCGCTGTTCCTGCTCGCCGTGTCCATGCGCTCCGACCTGGGGCTCGCCGTGGCCGCGATCGGCGGCGGGCTCGTGGTCGGTGGGCGGGCGAGGGGAGGCCGTCGACTGGTGGTCGCCGGGTTCGCGTGGACCGCGCTGGCCCAGCTCGTCGTGCAGCCGATGATCGGCGGTGACGGGTTCGTCCACCAGGACGCCTTCGCTCGCTACGGCGACGACGGCCCCGGGATCCTCTGGGGCATGGTGACGGCCCCCTGGGAGGTGATCGGGGACCTCATCGCCCACGAGAACCTCGAGGTGCTCGTCGCGCTCCTCGCGCCCGTCGCCTTCCTCTCGACGCTCGCGCCCCGTCGGCTGCTGCCGTTCGCCCCTGTCCTCGCCATCCCGTTCGTCGCCGACGTGCCGATCGCAGGCCCTGAGGGGGTCGGGCACCTGGTCGCGCCGCTGGCCGGCGTGTTCATCGCCCTCCCGTTCGCGCTCGAGAACCTCGGGCGCCGGAACATCGAGCGGGTCACCGTCGACCGACGGATCCTCGCCGCCCTCACCCTGGCCGCGCTGACGTTCTTCGTGCTCGACGCCCCGAGCTCGCCCTACAGCGAGCCGTGGGCGTGGGGCGGTCGTGACGCCGCGGACGGCGTGCGGCTCGAGATCGTCGAGCGGCTCGACCGCGACGAGCGGGTCCGAGCCGCGCCGTCGCTCGTGGGGGAGCTCGCGGCGCGCGACGTCATCCGTGCCGTGCCGACCGGCGTGGCGCCGACGGCGTCCGAGCTGACCAGCGGCGTCGACGTCGTCGTGCTGGACGAGGAGGTCGTCGCGACCTGGGACCTGGGTGAGGACGAGGTCGCCGAGCTCGTCGAGGAGCTCGAGGCCCAGGGCTTCGAGGAGGTCGCCGCGGTGGAGGGCATCCGCGTCCACCGTCGCCGCGGCACCTGA
- a CDS encoding HIT family protein translates to MASIFTRIIDGELPGRFVWRDDRAVAFMSIAPLQPGHTLVVPVEEVDHWIDLDPDLLAHLTGVSHTIGRAIQAAFGPEKVGMMLAGLEVPHTHIHLVPIRGVHDLDFANADSSASGEDLEVAAARIREQLRSMGVAEVAD, encoded by the coding sequence ATGGCCTCCATCTTCACCCGCATCATCGACGGCGAGCTCCCCGGGCGGTTCGTCTGGCGCGACGACCGGGCCGTCGCCTTCATGTCGATCGCTCCCCTGCAGCCGGGTCACACCCTCGTCGTGCCGGTCGAGGAGGTCGATCACTGGATCGACCTGGACCCCGACCTCCTCGCGCACCTCACCGGGGTGTCCCACACGATCGGCCGTGCGATCCAGGCCGCGTTCGGCCCGGAGAAGGTCGGCATGATGCTCGCAGGCCTCGAGGTGCCGCACACCCACATCCACCTCGTGCCGATCCGTGGCGTCCACGACCTCGACTTCGCGAACGCCGACAGCTCGGCGAGCGGCGAGGACCTAGAGGTCGCGGCGGCGCGCATCCGCGAGCAGCTGCGGTCGATGGGGGTGGCCGAAGTCGCCGACTGA
- a CDS encoding CDP-alcohol phosphatidyltransferase family protein: MTEPADDALHPAPSAADPLDEDRVLTVPNLISVVRLLCVPLFLWLLFAQEDRLAAAVLLAVLGATDWVDGYIARRFHQVSTVGKVLDPTADRIMLLVGVVSIAVDGSVPWWLGVLTLVREGAVSLAALGMAALGARRIDVTWWGKTGTFLLMFSYPLFLSSHADWALADPARVAAWVCGIPGVAISYYSAAGYVPAARAALRTGRDGRHRHLDV; the protein is encoded by the coding sequence GTGACCGAACCCGCCGATGACGCCCTCCACCCTGCGCCGTCGGCCGCGGACCCCCTCGACGAGGACCGCGTCCTCACCGTCCCGAACCTCATCTCGGTGGTCCGGCTCCTGTGCGTGCCCCTGTTCCTGTGGCTCCTCTTCGCCCAGGAGGATCGTCTGGCCGCTGCCGTCCTGCTCGCCGTGCTCGGCGCGACGGACTGGGTCGACGGCTACATCGCCCGTCGCTTCCACCAGGTCTCGACCGTCGGCAAGGTGCTCGATCCCACCGCGGACCGCATCATGCTGCTCGTCGGCGTCGTGTCGATCGCCGTCGACGGCTCGGTCCCGTGGTGGCTGGGGGTGCTCACCCTCGTCCGGGAGGGCGCGGTGTCGCTGGCGGCGCTCGGCATGGCGGCGCTCGGCGCCCGGCGCATCGACGTCACGTGGTGGGGGAAGACCGGCACCTTCCTCCTCATGTTCAGCTATCCGCTGTTCCTGTCGTCGCACGCGGACTGGGCGCTCGCCGACCCGGCACGCGTCGCTGCGTGGGTCTGCGGCATCCCCGGCGTCGCCATCTCGTACTACTCGGCGGCGGGGTACGTGCCCGCGGCACGGGCGGCGCTCCGCACCGGGCGCGACGGCCGGCACCGCCACCTCGACGTCTGA
- the gcvH gene encoding glycine cleavage system protein GcvH encodes MNVPEELRYSSDHEWVRVEDGRLRIGITDYAQDALGDVVYVDVPEVGRSVDAGESFSEVESTKSVSDIYAPLAGTIVEVNGDLADAPERLNDDPYGDGWICVIEPADAAAVEGLLDAAAYRALIEG; translated from the coding sequence ATGAACGTCCCCGAGGAGCTCCGGTACTCGTCCGACCACGAGTGGGTCCGGGTCGAGGACGGCCGACTGCGCATCGGCATCACCGACTACGCCCAGGACGCCCTCGGCGACGTCGTGTACGTCGACGTCCCCGAGGTCGGCCGCTCGGTCGACGCCGGCGAGTCGTTCAGCGAGGTCGAGTCCACCAAGTCGGTGTCCGACATCTACGCACCGCTCGCCGGCACGATCGTCGAGGTGAACGGCGACCTCGCCGACGCTCCCGAGCGACTCAACGACGATCCCTACGGCGACGGCTGGATCTGCGTGATCGAGCCGGCCGACGCCGCGGCCGTCGAGGGGCTCCTCGACGCCGCTGCCTACCGCGCGCTGATCGAGGGCTGA
- a CDS encoding FHA domain-containing protein, which translates to MAEVVCGACGHHNALGSNFCSSCGAALDERGVDSTTMSFPVEELPSQEEEGLDEAELPHGTGILLVRRGPKAGSRYLLDKPVTTVGRHPESDIFLDDITVSRRHAEIRRGESGYTVSDVGSLNGTYLNRERIDDGPLVDGDLLQVGKFKLMFVSSDSPESDG; encoded by the coding sequence GTGGCCGAGGTCGTGTGCGGAGCCTGCGGCCACCACAACGCGCTGGGCTCCAACTTCTGCTCGTCCTGCGGGGCGGCGCTCGACGAGCGCGGCGTCGACAGCACCACGATGTCCTTCCCGGTCGAGGAGCTCCCCAGCCAGGAGGAGGAGGGGCTCGACGAGGCGGAGCTGCCCCACGGCACCGGCATCCTGCTCGTCCGGCGAGGCCCGAAGGCCGGCTCCCGGTACCTGCTCGACAAGCCGGTCACCACGGTCGGCCGGCATCCCGAGAGCGACATCTTCCTCGACGACATCACCGTGTCCCGCCGCCACGCCGAGATCCGACGGGGTGAGTCGGGCTACACGGTCTCCGACGTCGGGTCGCTCAACGGGACCTACCTCAACCGCGAACGCATCGACGACGGTCCGCTCGTCGACGGCGACCTGCTCCAGGTCGGCAAGTTCAAGCTGATGTTCGTCTCGAGCGACTCGCCGGAGAGCGACGGGTGA
- the ftsR gene encoding transcriptional regulator FtsR, translated as MSEAPSERTRAHLSIGEVLSLLQGEFPDITISKIRFLESQGLLDPERTPSGYRKFYDGDIRRLRWILHQQRDNFLPLKVIKERLESGDVDDPPEEAGPTPGGAEADGPTGELDLPEPPPSTPTAPAPAAASEPTPERPRPRATSGTTDAGRGAARAAREAVRSAPLDPNPASVALSREELAEAAGITVEQVADLERFGLLTGRSIGPTTLFDESALDVARLASGFIRHGVEGRHLRMYRVAAEREASFFQQVVMPQLKQRHPAARQQAIETLGELAELGEGLRAAMLHHALRDYLGPT; from the coding sequence GTGAGCGAGGCTCCCTCGGAGCGGACCCGCGCCCACCTCTCGATCGGGGAGGTCCTCAGCCTCCTCCAGGGCGAGTTCCCCGACATCACCATCTCGAAGATCCGGTTCCTGGAGAGCCAGGGGCTGCTCGACCCCGAGCGCACGCCGTCGGGCTACCGCAAGTTCTACGACGGCGACATCCGGCGGCTCCGCTGGATCCTCCACCAGCAGCGGGACAACTTCCTGCCGCTCAAGGTCATCAAGGAGCGCCTCGAGAGCGGCGACGTCGACGACCCGCCCGAGGAGGCGGGGCCGACCCCCGGCGGAGCCGAGGCCGACGGGCCGACGGGCGAGCTCGACCTGCCCGAGCCTCCGCCGTCGACGCCCACCGCGCCCGCTCCGGCGGCGGCCTCCGAGCCGACGCCCGAGCGACCGCGTCCCCGGGCCACCAGTGGCACCACCGACGCCGGTCGGGGCGCGGCGCGCGCCGCTCGCGAGGCCGTGCGGTCCGCACCGCTCGACCCCAACCCGGCCTCGGTCGCGCTCAGCCGCGAGGAGCTGGCCGAGGCGGCTGGCATCACGGTCGAGCAGGTCGCCGACCTCGAGCGGTTCGGCCTGCTGACCGGTCGCTCCATCGGCCCGACCACCCTGTTCGACGAGTCGGCGCTCGACGTCGCGCGCCTGGCGTCGGGGTTCATCCGCCACGGCGTCGAGGGGCGCCACCTGCGCATGTACCGCGTCGCCGCCGAGCGCGAGGCGTCGTTCTTCCAGCAGGTCGTGATGCCCCAGCTCAAGCAGCGCCACCCGGCTGCCCGCCAGCAGGCCATCGAGACCCTGGGCGAGCTGGCTGAGCTGGGGGAGGGCCTGCGGGCCGCCATGCTGCACCACGCCCTGCGCGACTACCTCGGCCCCACCTGA
- the hpt gene encoding hypoxanthine phosphoribosyltransferase yields MGSVPVPGLVLGPEEVHRTVRRLADELSTRHEDGTVLVAVLKGSLLFMADLVREVRFVPEVDFMAVSPYPSGGGRVRLEKDLEIDIEGRDVVLVEDVVDTGHSLTLLRHELERRGPRSLSVCAMVDKRARRLVPVPIEHVGVSVSADYVIGYGLDFAGRYRNLDLIASADPAELARDPDRYLAWAYARRPARR; encoded by the coding sequence GTGGGGAGCGTTCCCGTCCCCGGCCTGGTCCTCGGTCCCGAGGAGGTGCACCGCACCGTCCGGCGGCTGGCGGACGAGCTGTCGACGCGCCACGAGGACGGCACGGTGCTCGTCGCCGTGCTCAAGGGCAGCCTCCTGTTCATGGCCGACCTGGTCCGCGAGGTCCGCTTCGTGCCCGAGGTCGACTTCATGGCCGTGTCGCCCTACCCGTCGGGCGGCGGGCGGGTGCGGCTGGAGAAGGACCTCGAGATCGACATCGAGGGACGCGACGTCGTCCTCGTCGAGGACGTGGTCGACACCGGCCACAGCCTCACCCTCCTCCGCCACGAGCTCGAGCGCCGCGGACCGCGCTCGCTGTCGGTCTGCGCGATGGTCGACAAGCGCGCTCGACGTCTCGTCCCGGTCCCGATCGAGCACGTCGGCGTCTCGGTGTCCGCCGACTACGTCATCGGCTACGGGCTCGACTTCGCCGGCCGCTACCGGAACCTCGACCTCATCGCGTCCGCCGACCCCGCGGAGCTGGCCCGGGACCCGGACCGCTACCTCGCCTGGGCCTACGCGCGACGTCCGGCACGGCGGTAG
- a CDS encoding bifunctional nuclease family protein has protein sequence MVEMELIGVRVEVPSNVPIVLLRERDGSRMLQIFIGGPEATAIAVALEGIQPRRPLTHDLVTILLEELGAALDHVVVTEVRDGVFYADLHLRVGDGTKVVSSRPSDAMALAIRVDAPIYASDEVLEEAGYVEATGDEPDDVVEQFKEFIDSVNPDDFGS, from the coding sequence ATGGTGGAGATGGAGCTCATCGGCGTACGGGTCGAGGTCCCCTCGAACGTGCCGATCGTCCTGCTGCGCGAGCGCGACGGCAGCCGCATGCTCCAGATCTTCATCGGCGGACCGGAGGCCACGGCGATCGCCGTGGCGCTCGAGGGCATCCAGCCCCGCCGGCCGCTCACCCACGACCTGGTCACGATCCTGCTCGAGGAGCTCGGCGCGGCGCTCGACCACGTCGTCGTCACCGAGGTCCGCGACGGCGTCTTCTACGCCGACCTGCACCTGCGGGTGGGCGACGGGACCAAGGTCGTCTCCTCACGCCCGTCCGACGCCATGGCCCTCGCGATCCGCGTCGACGCCCCGATCTACGCCTCCGACGAGGTGCTCGAGGAGGCCGGCTACGTCGAGGCCACCGGCGACGAGCCCGACGACGTCGTCGAGCAGTTCAAGGAGTTCATCGACAGCGTCAACCCCGACGACTTCGGGTCCTGA
- a CDS encoding MerR family transcriptional regulator translates to MTESKRDRAMTEGFSGRRTAEIVGITYRQLDYWARTDLVRPSLADANGSGSRRRYSYRDLLELKVIKSLLDAGIRLESVREAFTYLREHLGEDVTTANLVIRGPSVLVSTDEELVDVLRNGQGVLNVLPLGGVKDEVDAAIVELRPLAQEVAEGIAGPRAVGDA, encoded by the coding sequence ATGACCGAGTCCAAGCGCGATCGCGCGATGACCGAGGGCTTCTCGGGACGTCGCACGGCGGAGATCGTCGGCATCACCTACCGCCAGCTCGACTACTGGGCCCGCACCGACCTCGTGCGGCCCTCGCTCGCCGACGCCAACGGCAGCGGCAGCCGCCGGCGCTACTCCTACCGCGACCTGCTCGAGCTCAAGGTCATCAAGAGCCTGCTCGACGCCGGGATCCGGCTCGAGTCGGTGCGCGAGGCGTTCACCTACCTGCGCGAGCACCTCGGCGAGGACGTCACCACGGCCAACCTGGTCATCCGGGGGCCGAGCGTGCTCGTCTCCACCGACGAGGAGCTCGTCGACGTCCTCCGCAACGGCCAGGGCGTGCTCAACGTGCTGCCCCTCGGCGGCGTCAAGGACGAGGTCGACGCGGCCATCGTCGAGCTGCGGCCGCTGGCCCAGGAGGTCGCCGAGGGCATCGCCGGCCCCCGCGCCGTCGGCGACGCCTGA
- a CDS encoding class II aldolase/adducin family protein, translating to MAELRLPFSRPQFDSVEQERLHLKQRLAASFRLFGRFGFSEGVAGHITARDPEHTDRFWVNPFGMSFNLIRVSDLICVNHQGEVVEGEYHVNQAAFAIHSQVHAARPDVVAAAHAHSVHGKAWSSLGRELDPLTQDSCAFFEDHALFDDFTGVVLDVEEGKRIAHALGEKKAAILRNHGNLTVGHSVDEAVWWFITMERTCQAQLLAEAAGDPVSIDPEHARLTHGQVGSDSAGWFSFQPLYEWITRAEPDLFD from the coding sequence ATGGCCGAGCTCCGGCTGCCGTTCTCCCGCCCGCAGTTCGACTCCGTCGAGCAGGAGCGGCTCCACCTCAAGCAGCGCCTCGCCGCGTCGTTCCGTCTCTTCGGCCGCTTCGGCTTCAGCGAGGGCGTGGCCGGCCACATCACGGCCCGGGACCCGGAGCACACCGATCGCTTCTGGGTGAACCCCTTCGGCATGAGCTTCAACCTCATCCGGGTGTCGGACCTCATCTGCGTGAACCACCAGGGCGAGGTGGTCGAGGGCGAGTACCACGTGAACCAGGCGGCCTTCGCCATCCACTCGCAGGTCCACGCGGCCCGCCCCGACGTGGTGGCGGCGGCCCACGCCCACTCGGTGCACGGCAAGGCCTGGTCGTCGCTCGGGCGCGAGCTCGATCCCCTCACCCAGGACTCCTGCGCGTTCTTCGAGGACCACGCGCTGTTCGACGACTTCACCGGCGTCGTCCTCGACGTCGAGGAGGGCAAGCGCATCGCCCACGCCCTCGGCGAGAAGAAGGCGGCGATCCTCCGCAACCACGGCAACCTCACCGTCGGGCACTCCGTCGACGAGGCCGTGTGGTGGTTCATCACCATGGAGCGCACCTGCCAGGCCCAGCTCCTCGCGGAGGCGGCCGGCGACCCGGTGTCGATCGACCCCGAGCACGCCCGGCTCACCCACGGTCAGGTCGGCTCGGACAGCGCCGGGTGGTTCAGCTTCCAGCCGCTCTACGAGTGGATCACCCGGGCCGAGCCCGACCTGTTCGACTGA
- the cobT gene encoding nicotinate-nucleotide--dimethylbenzimidazole phosphoribosyltransferase: protein MHRSWEEPADPTVDPSARAARERFDALAKPTGSLGRLEALGARLAAIAGSCPPPRPAPATVAVFAADHGVHAAGVTAWPQEITSTMVGVMASGRASVQALAAAAQAEVVVVDVGVAHRTAPVDGVLDRSIRRGTRDLSVEPAMTLAEVSRALDVGAEVADELIAGGARCLVTGEMGIGNTTPASALVAAYCGRSAAEVTGRGAGADDETLARKVGAIESGLSRHDPGDDPLVVLASLGGLEIAAMAGFVAAAASQRVPVVIDGVIADAALLAAERLLPGVRHRVVAGHRSTEPAATIALDELGLEPVLDLDMRLGEGTGAVLALPLLDAAVRALTDVATIADVMGD, encoded by the coding sequence ATCCACCGCAGCTGGGAGGAGCCGGCCGACCCCACGGTCGACCCGTCGGCGCGAGCGGCGCGCGAGCGGTTCGACGCCCTCGCCAAGCCGACCGGCTCGCTCGGGCGGCTCGAGGCGCTCGGCGCCCGCCTCGCGGCGATCGCCGGGTCCTGCCCTCCCCCACGCCCCGCTCCGGCGACGGTGGCGGTGTTCGCCGCCGACCACGGGGTGCACGCCGCGGGGGTCACCGCCTGGCCCCAGGAGATCACCTCCACCATGGTGGGGGTCATGGCGTCGGGGCGGGCGTCGGTCCAGGCGCTGGCCGCGGCCGCACAGGCGGAGGTCGTGGTCGTCGACGTCGGCGTGGCCCACCGGACCGCCCCGGTCGACGGCGTGCTCGATCGGTCGATCCGCCGTGGAACCCGCGACCTGTCGGTCGAGCCGGCGATGACGTTGGCCGAGGTGTCGCGCGCGCTCGACGTGGGCGCCGAGGTCGCCGACGAGCTGATCGCCGGCGGCGCGCGGTGCCTGGTGACCGGGGAGATGGGGATCGGGAACACCACGCCCGCATCCGCCCTCGTCGCCGCCTACTGCGGGCGGTCGGCGGCCGAGGTGACCGGTCGCGGCGCCGGCGCGGACGACGAGACGCTGGCGCGCAAGGTCGGCGCGATCGAATCCGGGCTGTCCCGCCACGACCCGGGTGACGACCCGCTCGTCGTGCTCGCCTCGCTCGGGGGGTTGGAGATCGCAGCGATGGCGGGGTTCGTCGCGGCCGCCGCGTCCCAGCGGGTGCCCGTCGTCATCGACGGCGTGATCGCCGATGCCGCCCTGCTCGCGGCCGAGCGGCTCCTCCCCGGCGTGCGCCACCGCGTCGTCGCCGGGCACCGATCGACCGAGCCGGCAGCCACCATCGCGCTCGACGAGCTCGGCCTCGAGCCGGTGCTCGACCTCGACATGCGTCTCGGGGAGGGCACCGGCGCCGTCCTGGCGCTGCCCCTGCTCGACGCTGCGGTGCGGGCGCTGACCGACGTGGCCACGATCGCCGACGTCATGGGCGACTGA